In one window of Microplitis demolitor isolate Queensland-Clemson2020A chromosome 4, iyMicDemo2.1a, whole genome shotgun sequence DNA:
- the LOC103571377 gene encoding phospholipid-transporting ATPase ABCA1 gives MGEKSKIFLLLLKKNFLVRKKHWAQSVIAQIVIPIVLFLIGENIQLMIDSTPTRVSHNTYYEIRTQSQLLSDVSMSGTYIKYTPQNNFTDKLMKSTRECLKLKATDVIGSKDEDTLIAELQRDFSTSEYPPECVGIIFESSGNSTLLKYKLRVSSLMPSELFDSEENSIQANFQFLKVPLVQVQMCLDQSYINLTVPEPKFHIPEITIQQMPYPPYIKVDKDAVITGDTFAELARLVFLIILCVEISFPANEKFIGINILMSVNGLKTRMNLLSWLVSGAIYSTTYLLPIVLLLKHFMPPKVRPFLLYGDAFIVWIALFIHACHVITFGYHISSYFWKPSHGIFVTFMVTTLMNILAIFVRGYTVERIFLYAGIFSPNFILKKIFAELTDYESKLTGIHWSNLFTTGSNTGAPEGSIGVLMIFSILGIIFHFFMTIYVYNVLPGKYGIRRSPFYFFQQRKSNKVDINENEIIFENIHANKKEFEVVPEGSLEPGIRIRRLKKIYTTDWFRNTKVYALKGVSLDFYKSQITALLGHNGAGKTTMMSILSGLTDLTEGVIFIDGKNILTNPDVISSNIGLCPQENMVFPDLNIHQQLMFFGTLKGKTKTKLQLEQEIDSLLSKVNLSEKKYAFPNQLSGGQKRRLCLAMAVVGDASVLILDEPTSGMDAESKREVWDIILKMRGEKTIIISTHDMEEADILGDRISIMHSGKTKCYGTSMFLKKLYGNGNVEITLSTEDWFDVTNISHEIGVTVQVVNQNDGKTVLIIPHIDNLPQALDKLELSKKQLGITGISVSMITLEQVFLQVTRENNDLVDSSDPIRSFDKNKGFAYYAQTFKGFLFKKIIFARKNPWNFLISLLLPCFAAVLILLDHGVSSGSNKSTPLTLDNYYRSTALVYTENNIFGSKYRDTVEYFKSTANIVSSNLSLTDSLLRIATNDLSTYRNKLIVSAEFNGTNDNIKANGFYSGSALLSVPITINCVTNTLIKALTNNSNYRIEASAQSLPDIDKLKQAPMLNTDVTLSMIVFLAPAIAMYVTQPLTESLSGIKQLQIMTGAPTLMYWGATFLFDIIQYIVSVLLLLVTFISIDKTLGTEYYQLEEILIFIGLLILFGISVLPFVYLTSFLKKTLNSTIIALCVAPLVLTAIELILFAFSMELKHDAFKIFRKIQSNLFLLIPHVSFIYGHLSFHNALVQNARCRRMPNKLLEVSCISGMDPCCGMDCFNGVCKKPLSYFDELHDILPSLRKSMIYLSCLPIIFFTIISLLELKLFAELLAICRRRKVDKNIVGIDEMVLKEKFIVNDEISRLVKNVENNLYQSENIFLVQELEKYYGRFHAVKGITFRVREGECFGLLGVNGAGKSTTFRMLTGDSIQSNGTMYLKDSNISTDRVKYLMQMGYCPQQDALIDTFNSWDHLNLFARLRGIPDSQIDLTVQKWISKLNLTACAIQPSGTYSGGNKRRLNIAIALIGNPPLVLMDEPTTGVDPAARRSLWNTLKACQSSGQSIILTSHSMEECEVLCNRLVIMVGGQLVCVGASQELKQRFGAGYNIHIKLSPDHNNSHIDLIKIKIESNFACKLTDENTGFIGYHITDPKVTWTAMYTVMNELKNDFNCIEDFVVLSSTLEQLFIQFARAPTETTQLSGVVTESWKIQTNESGL, from the exons atgtCATTGGGTCAAAAGATGAGGATACTCTGATCGCCGAACTTCAACGTGATTTTTCAACATCAGAATATCCACCAGAATGTGTTGGCATTATTTTCGAATCTTCTGGAAATAGTACACTTCTAAAATATAAGCTACGAGTATCTTCATTGATGCCATCAGAGTTATTCGATTCCGAAGAAAACAGTATTCAAgctaattttcaatttttgaaagtacCATTGGTTCAAGTACAGATGTGTCTAGACCaatcttatattaatttgacTGTACCGGAACCTAAATTCCATATTCCAGAG ataacaATACAACAAATGCCATATCCTCCATATATTAAAGTTGATAAAGACGCTGTTATAACTGGGGATACATTTGCAGAACTAGCTCGACTGGTATTTCTCATAATATTGTGTGTAGAAATATCATTCCcagcaaatgaaaaatttattggtatTAAT aTTCTTATGTCCGTAAATGGCTTAAAAACTCGCATGAATTTGTTAAGTTGGTTAGTAAGTGGTGCAATATATAGTACAACTTATTTATTACCAATAGTTTTACTGCTAAAACATTTTATGCCACCCAAAGTAAGGCCATTTTTACTGTATGGAGATGCATTCATTGTATGGATCGCGTTGTTTATACATGCTTGTCATGTCATTACTTTTGGATACCACATTTCATCCTATTTTTGGAAAC CATCACACGGGATATTCGTGACTTTTATGGTCACAACTCTTATGAATATCTTGGCAATTTTCGTGCGTGGATATACAGTTGAACGAATTTTCTTGTACGCTGGAATTTTTTCTCCTAATttcatattgaaaaaaatttttgcagaaCTTACGGACTATGAAagtaaat taactgGTATTCATTggtcaaatttatttacgacTGGTTCGAATACGGGAGCACCTGAAGGAAGTATCGGAGTCCTAATGATTTTTTCGATACTTggcattatttttcattttttcatgacaatttatgtatataacgTCCTACCTGGAAAATATGGAATTCGGCGTAGtccattttacttttttcag CAAAGAAAATCTAATAAAGTAGACatcaatgaaaatgaaataatttttgaaaacattcATGCGAACAAAAAAGAATTCGAAGTAGTACCCGAAGGTAGTCTTGAACCAGGAATAAGAATTCGaagattaaagaaaatatatacaacaGATTGGTTCCGAAATACAAAAGTTTATGCACTAAAGGGTGTGtcattagatttttataaaagtcaaATAACTGCATTACTTGGTCACAATGGCGCTGGTAAAACTACAATGATGTCAATTTTGTCTGGACTGACCGATTTGACCGAAGGcgttatatttattgacgGGAAAAATATTCTCACAAACCCAGATGTAATTAGTAGTAATATCGGTTTATGTCCTCAAGAAAATATGGTATTTCCAGACTTGAACATTCATCAGCAACTGATGTTTTTCGGTACATTGAAGGGaaagacaaaaacaaaattgcaGCTTGAACAAGAAATAGATTCATTATTATCCAAAgttaatttatctgaaaaaaaatacgcgTTCCCTAATCAACTTTCCGGAGGTCAAAAAAGACGATTATGTCTAGCGATGGCTGTCGTTGGAGATGCCAGTGTATTAATTTTAGATGAACCGACATCTGGAATGGATGCTGAAAGTAAACGAGAAGTTTGGgatattatactaaaaatgcGAGGTgagaaaacaataataatcagtaCCCACGACATGGAAGAAGCCGACATATTGGGGGACCGAATATCTATTATGCATTCCGGTAAAACAAAATGCTACGGGACAtcgatgtttttaaaaaaattgtatggaAATGGTAACGTAGAAATAACTTTGTCTACTGAAGATTGGTTTGACGTGACAAATATTTCTCATGAAATAGGAGTTACAGTACAAGTTGTAAATCAAAACGATGGAAAAACAGTATTAATTATTCCACATATTGACAATTTACCCCAGGCATTAGATAAATTAGAATtgtcaaaaaaacaattaggAATAACGGGAATAAGCGTATCAATGATAACGTTGGAACAGGTATTTTTACAAGTCACTCGCGAAAATAATGATTTGGTAGACTCGAGTGATCCAATAAGatcttttgataaaaataaaggatTTGCTTACTATGCCCAGACGTTCAAagggtttttatttaaaaaaataatatttgccCGTAAAAATCCatggaattttttgataagtttgTTACTTCCATGTTTTGCAGCAGTATTAATTTTGCTAGATCATGGAGTATCTTCTGGGTCTAATAAATCAACGCCTTTAACTTTGGATAATTATTACCGTTCAACTGCACTAGTTTAcacggaaaataatattttcggcAGCAAATACAGAGACACTGTtgagtattttaaaagtactGCGAATATAGTCTCATCAAATTTGAGTCTTACTGATAGTCTATTAAGGATCGCAACCAATGATCTGAGTACTTATCGAAATAAGTTGATAGTGTCTGCGGAATTTAATGGAACCAATGATAACATTAAAGCTAATGGTTTTTACTCGGGCAGTGCTCTTCTCAGTGTACCGATTACTATTAATTGCGTTACTAATACACTGATAAAGGCGCTTACGAACAACAGCAATTACAGAATCGAAGCATCTGCGCAATCACTTCCggatatagataaattgaaacAAGCGCCAATGCTTAATACTGATGTTACTCTTTCTATGATTGTATTTTTAGCCCCGGCGATTGCTATGTATGTTACTCAGCCTTTAACGGAATCGTTATCAGGAATAAAACAACTACAAATTATGACTGGTGCTCCGACATTGATGTATTGGGGAGcgacatttttatttgacataatacaatatattGTTTCCGTCCTATTACTTCTAGTAACGTTTATTTCTATTGACAAAACATTGGGGACTGAGTATTATCAACTGGAAGAAATAT tgattttcaTTGGGTTGCTAATTTTGTTTGGAATAAGCGTTCTACCCTTCGTTTATCTCacaagttttttgaaaaaaacattaaattcaacaattatTGCTTTATGCGTCGCACCATTAGTATTAA CTGCaattgaattgattttattcGCTTTTTCAATGGAATTGAAACACGACGCGTTCAAGATTTTCCGTAAAATTCAAAGTAATCTATTCTTGCTTATTCCTCACGTGAGTTTCATTTACGGACATCTTTCATTCCACAATGCTTTGGTTCAAAATGCACGATGCCGACGAATgcctaataaattattagaagtaTCTTGTATAAGTGGTATGGATCCATGTTGTGGCATGGATTGTTTTAACGGTGTATGTAAGAAACCTTTATCTTACTTCGATGAATTACATGATATCCTCCCCAGCCTTCGTAAAAGTATGATATATCTTAGCTGTTTACCAATAATTTTCTTCACGATCATTTCGTTGctagaattgaaattattcgcTGAATTGTTAGCAATTTGCAGAAGACGAaaagtagataaaaatattgttggaaTAGACGAAATGGTGTTGAAGGAAAAATTCATCGTTAACGACGAAATTTCAAGGCTTGTGAAAAacgttgaaaataatttataccaAAGTGAGAACATATTTCTCGTTcaagaattagaaaaatattacgGTAGATTCCATGCTGTTAAAGGAATTACTTTTAGAGTTAGAGAAGGTGAATGTTTCGGTCTGCTCGGAGTTAATGGAGCAGGAAAAAGTACGACATTCCGGATGTTAACAGGCGATTCAATCCAAAGTAACGGCACAATGTATTTAAAAGATAGCAACATTTCAACTGACCGCGTAAAATATCTTATGCAGATGGGCTATTGCCCACAGCAAGACGCGCTGATTGATACTTTCAATTCATGGGACCACTTGAATCTATTTGCTAGACTCCGAGGAATACCAGATTCCCAAATTGACTTGACTGTACAGAAGTGGATTTCAAAGCTTAATTTAACAGCTTGTGCTATTCAGCCTAGTGGAACTTACAGCGGAGGGAATAAACGTCGGTTAAATATCGCAATCGCACTTATCGGTAACCCTCCGCTTGTGCTGATGGACGAACCGACAACGGGTGTAGATCCAGCAGCCAGAAGATCTTTGTGGAATACACTCAAGGCATGCCAAAGTAGTGGGCAGTCGATAATTCTAACATCGCACAGCATGGAAGAATGTGAAGTCCTTTGCAACCGCTTAGTAATTATGGTAGGAGGGCAATTAGTTTGTGTCGGAGCTAGTCAAGAGTTGAAACAACGATTTGGAGCTGgttataatattcatataaaactTTCGCCAGATCACAATAACTCACATATtgatctaataaaaattaagattgaGTCCAATTTTGCCTGCAAGCTTACCGATGAAAACACGGGATTTATCGGTTATCACATAACCGACCCGAAGGTAACCTGGACTGCTATGTACACAGTAATGAATGAATTGAAGAATGATTTTAACTGCATTGAAGACTTTGTTGTACTATCCTCAACATtagaacaattatttatacaatttgCTCGGGCACCTACTGAAACTACCCAATTAAGCGGTGTTGTAACGGAATCATGGAAAATACAAACGAATGAATCAGGGCTTTAA